From one Sulfuricurvum sp. IAE1 genomic stretch:
- a CDS encoding pyridoxal phosphate-dependent aminotransferase, translated as MKLSRRSGTIEQSHIRSMTGACNAVGGINMAQGVCDLPVPSEVIEGAKWAMDQGINIYTPTEGLPRLREAIAAKMKRFYGVDVLPEQVLVSDGATGAFYTACLSLLEPGDEVMLFEPYYGYHRSTLTSIGAVPTFVRLEAPEWTLDMEALQAALTPKTRAMVICNPANPSGKVYTREELESIGAFAEKHDLIVFSDEMYEHFLYDGAAHVPALSVPGLKERCVTMSGFSKVFSVTGWRLGYAIAPLHVIEAMAQFNDLIYVCAPAPLQIGAAVGLERLGDGYYAELSQVHQHKRDLFCAALRDAGLSPSVPRGAYYIMTDVSGVNGSDDFEKAMAILEKTGVASVPGRAFYHDDAGKNMVRFCYSKPLEVLQEAAERIRKLR; from the coding sequence ATGAAACTCAGCCGCCGCAGCGGGACGATCGAACAGTCCCATATCCGGTCCATGACCGGGGCCTGCAACGCCGTGGGCGGAATTAACATGGCGCAGGGGGTATGCGATCTCCCCGTCCCTTCCGAGGTGATCGAAGGGGCGAAATGGGCGATGGATCAGGGGATCAACATCTACACTCCGACCGAAGGATTGCCCCGTCTTCGCGAAGCGATCGCGGCGAAGATGAAAAGGTTTTACGGCGTCGACGTACTCCCCGAACAGGTTCTCGTCAGCGACGGGGCGACGGGGGCGTTTTATACGGCGTGCCTCTCACTCCTCGAACCGGGGGACGAAGTGATGCTGTTCGAACCCTACTACGGCTACCACCGCTCGACTCTGACCTCGATCGGGGCGGTGCCGACGTTCGTGCGGCTCGAAGCGCCTGAATGGACACTTGATATGGAGGCTCTTCAAGCAGCGCTAACCCCGAAAACACGTGCTATGGTGATCTGCAATCCGGCCAACCCGAGCGGCAAGGTCTACACCCGCGAGGAACTCGAATCGATCGGCGCGTTTGCCGAAAAACACGACCTGATCGTCTTTTCCGATGAGATGTACGAGCACTTCCTTTACGACGGCGCTGCCCACGTTCCCGCTCTCTCGGTCCCGGGCCTCAAAGAGCGGTGCGTCACGATGTCGGGATTCTCGAAAGTCTTCAGCGTGACCGGATGGCGGCTGGGGTACGCAATCGCGCCGCTTCACGTGATCGAGGCGATGGCGCAGTTTAACGACCTGATCTACGTCTGCGCCCCTGCGCCGTTGCAAATCGGGGCGGCGGTCGGGCTGGAGCGGCTGGGTGATGGCTACTATGCGGAACTCTCCCAAGTTCATCAGCACAAACGCGACCTTTTCTGCGCCGCCTTGCGTGATGCCGGTCTTTCCCCAAGCGTCCCGAGGGGGGCATACTATATCATGACCGACGTGAGCGGCGTGAACGGTAGCGACGATTTTGAAAAAGCGATGGCCATACTGGAAAAAACGGGTGTCGCTTCGGTCCCCGGACGCGCTTTTTACCACGATGACGCGGGGAAAAACATGGTCCGCTTTTGTTATTCTAAACCGCTTGAGGTACTCCAAGAAGCCGCCGAGAGAATTCGCAAACTGCGCTAA
- a CDS encoding ATP-binding protein: MKYLIDFLENPVIEQSHIFQHLKCSADEAKILRLLTRKFLQGQEDVVVAELLQEIYGAQDYSFLSRFGEVKTLMELGWLTHHSFTPIKISELSQLELYNTPVALTPVFMKLIEEGSLEMTLPDIKPYADHLEYLQDQFFRIELYQKMSIIRHNGNEHSLGINRIQKKLELLEKRIEERIAQTSHDVVLDRFFKNKKLEPKEQVIFLALLKEEYSATEGNLREMNTLIDLISFDDYERIKNRALLEDGARLINEDVIDYEEMLNPFGGISRAFYIVDEVLQSIMHPQKKKKVRKLKLDMLIKEQDIFELIEPSTSLENVVLNPTTEQTLQNLMRQLDREVVSRLHEWGIKDKKAGIDARIIFYGPPGTGKTLTAHSLAKSLKRQVLSFDCSKILSMYVGESEKNVRKIFDTYADLTRQTKTEPILLLNEADQFLSSRSSGVGSSADQMHNQMQNIFLEQIEKFQGILIATTNLLENIDQAFSRRFNYKIEFKKPDQKQRLALWKMMLPQNAPYEEGFDVEALVSYPLTGGQINLIVKNTAYHVAARKEGIFRLEDFVAEIKKERSGSFEGEKSMGFINR; encoded by the coding sequence TTGAAATATTTGATCGATTTTCTCGAAAATCCCGTCATTGAGCAAAGCCATATTTTCCAGCATCTCAAATGCTCGGCCGACGAGGCTAAAATTCTCCGGCTGCTGACCCGCAAATTTTTACAGGGGCAAGAAGACGTCGTCGTCGCCGAACTCCTCCAGGAGATTTACGGGGCGCAGGATTATTCGTTCCTTTCCCGTTTCGGTGAAGTAAAAACGCTGATGGAACTCGGATGGCTCACCCACCACTCTTTCACCCCCATAAAAATCAGCGAACTCTCGCAGCTCGAGCTCTACAATACCCCCGTGGCGCTTACCCCGGTATTCATGAAGCTGATCGAGGAGGGGTCGCTCGAGATGACCCTCCCCGATATAAAGCCCTATGCGGATCATCTGGAGTATCTGCAAGACCAGTTTTTCCGTATCGAGCTTTACCAGAAGATGAGCATCATCCGCCACAACGGTAACGAACACTCCCTGGGGATCAACCGCATCCAGAAAAAACTCGAACTCCTCGAAAAACGGATCGAGGAGCGGATCGCGCAGACGTCGCACGACGTCGTGCTGGACCGTTTTTTCAAAAACAAAAAACTCGAACCCAAAGAGCAGGTGATTTTCCTCGCACTGCTCAAGGAAGAGTACAGCGCGACCGAGGGGAACCTGCGGGAGATGAACACGCTGATCGACCTGATCAGTTTCGACGATTACGAACGGATCAAAAACCGCGCCCTCCTCGAAGACGGCGCGCGGCTCATCAACGAGGACGTCATCGATTACGAAGAGATGCTCAATCCCTTCGGCGGGATCAGCAGGGCGTTTTACATCGTCGATGAGGTGCTTCAGTCGATTATGCACCCGCAGAAAAAGAAAAAGGTGCGCAAACTCAAACTCGACATGCTGATCAAAGAGCAGGATATTTTCGAGCTGATCGAGCCTTCGACGTCGCTGGAGAACGTCGTTTTGAACCCGACGACCGAGCAGACGCTCCAAAACCTGATGCGCCAGCTTGACCGGGAGGTGGTGTCTCGCCTGCACGAGTGGGGGATCAAGGACAAAAAAGCGGGGATCGACGCGCGGATCATTTTTTACGGCCCTCCGGGGACGGGAAAAACGTTGACGGCCCATTCCCTGGCCAAATCGCTCAAACGCCAGGTGCTCAGTTTTGACTGTTCCAAAATCCTGTCGATGTATGTCGGGGAATCGGAGAAAAACGTCCGCAAAATTTTCGATACCTATGCCGATCTGACCCGTCAGACGAAAACCGAGCCTATCTTACTGCTCAATGAAGCCGACCAGTTCCTCTCCTCGCGCTCGTCGGGGGTCGGTTCATCGGCGGATCAGATGCACAACCAGATGCAGAATATTTTTCTGGAGCAGATCGAAAAATTCCAGGGGATACTGATCGCGACGACGAACCTACTCGAAAACATCGACCAGGCATTTTCACGCCGGTTCAACTACAAGATCGAGTTCAAAAAGCCCGACCAGAAACAGCGTCTTGCCTTATGGAAAATGATGCTTCCCCAAAACGCCCCCTACGAAGAAGGGTTCGACGTCGAAGCGCTGGTCTCCTACCCGCTGACGGGGGGGCAGATCAACCTGATCGTCAAAAATACCGCTTAC
- the nfo gene encoding deoxyribonuclease IV — MAKYVGAHVSASGGVFNAPLNAMAIGAKAFALFTKNQKQWTAKPLDDETIGLFKENLAKSGILPKHVLPHDSYLINLGHPEEEKRQKSLEAFIDETRRCMQLGLDRLNFHPGSHLKQISEEECIDRIAASMNETLSLTEGVSLVIENTAGQGSNLGWKFEHLAAIIDRIEDKSRVGVCIDTCHMFTAGYDIRTREAYEATWEEFERVVGFKYLMGMHINDSKPDLGSRVDRHDSIGKGKLGIEPFRYIMNDPRMDDIPLVLETIDETIWAEEIKLLYGLQA, encoded by the coding sequence ATGGCCAAATATGTAGGCGCCCACGTTTCCGCCAGCGGCGGGGTGTTTAATGCCCCCCTCAACGCGATGGCGATCGGTGCGAAAGCGTTCGCCCTCTTTACAAAAAACCAGAAACAGTGGACGGCAAAACCGCTGGATGATGAGACGATAGGATTGTTCAAAGAGAACCTTGCCAAAAGCGGCATTTTGCCCAAACACGTCCTTCCGCACGATTCGTACCTGATCAACCTCGGGCACCCCGAAGAGGAGAAACGGCAAAAATCGCTCGAAGCGTTTATCGACGAGACACGCCGCTGCATGCAGCTGGGACTGGATCGACTTAACTTCCACCCCGGCAGCCACCTCAAACAGATCAGCGAGGAGGAGTGCATCGACCGGATCGCCGCGTCGATGAACGAGACGCTCTCGCTCACCGAAGGGGTAAGCCTCGTGATCGAAAACACCGCGGGGCAGGGGAGCAACCTGGGGTGGAAGTTTGAGCACCTCGCCGCCATCATCGATCGGATCGAAGACAAAAGCCGCGTCGGCGTCTGCATCGACACGTGCCACATGTTCACCGCCGGCTACGACATCCGCACCCGCGAAGCGTACGAAGCGACCTGGGAAGAATTCGAGCGGGTCGTCGGCTTCAAATACCTGATGGGGATGCACATCAACGATTCCAAACCCGACCTTGGCAGCCGCGTTGACCGCCACGATTCGATCGGCAAAGGGAAACTGGGAATCGAGCCGTTTCGTTACATCATGAACGATCCGCGGATGGACGACATCCCGCTCGTTCTCGAGACGATCGACGAGACGATCTGGGCCGAGGAGATCAAGCTGCTCTACGGACTGCAGGCATAA